From one Amia ocellicauda isolate fAmiCal2 chromosome 17, fAmiCal2.hap1, whole genome shotgun sequence genomic stretch:
- the pus1 gene encoding pseudouridylate synthase 1 homolog isoform X1, with product MLKLRLLLSILPSPLIRCAQGRSDQAKSVRLFQKSCKMSEEQHLKEIPAEANEPLKRPSEGKPDLGEIGHVDKKLKSDAEEQKKFPKRKVVLLMAYSGKGYHGMQRNVGSSQFKTIEDELVKSLVKSGCIPENHGTDMKKMSFQRCARTDKGVSAAGQVVSLKLWLIDDIMEKINGQLPSQIRVLGLKRVTGGFNSKNKCDARTYSYMLPTLAFAHKDQEKQDDGYRLSKETLERVNKLFTCYKGTHNFHNFTSQKAARDPSARRYIMEMFCEEPFIRQGMEFAIIKVKGQSFMMHQIRKMIGLVIAVVKGYASDGILERSWGEEKVDIPKAPGLGLVLEKVHFEKYNKRFGSDGLHEPLDWADEEEKILAFKEEHIYPTIIQTEREEQSMVNWLGTLHIHDFEATASGAQNSKVGPQDDEDEGNGSD from the exons ATGCTAAAATTACGGCTGCTTTTGAGTATACTACCAAGTCCCCTCATTAGGTGTGCCCAAG GCCGGTCAGATCAAGCCAAGAGCGTCCGTTTGTTTCAAAAGTCCTGCAAAATGAGCGAGGAACAGCATCTGAAGGAGATCCCAGCAGAGGCCAACGAGCCACTCAAGCGCCCATCAGAAGGCAAGCCTGACCTGGGAGAGATTGGCCATGTGGACAAAAAATTGAAATCGGACGCAGAAGAGCAGAAGAAGTTTCCCAAAAGAAAAGTGGTTCTTCTCATGGCTTATTCTGGCAAAGGGTATCATGGTATGCAG aGAAATGTGGGCTCTTCGCAGTTCAAGACTATAGAAGACGAGTTAGTCAAATCTCTCGTCAAGTCGGGGTGCATTCCAGAGAACCACGGCACTGACATGAAGAAGATGTCATTCCAGAGATGTGCAAGGACTGATAAG GGTGTTTCTGCAGCAGGTCAGGTTGTTTCCCTCAAGCTGTGGCTGATTGATGACATTATGGAGAAAATCAATGGACAGCTACCTTCCCAAATCAGAGTATTAG GTCTCAAAAGAGTGACTGGCGGCTTTAATTCCAAGAACAAGTGTGACGCCAGGACATACTCCTACATGCTGCCAACCCTGGCCTTTGCGCACAAAGACCAGGAAAAACAGGACGACGGCTATCGGCTCAGCAAGGAGACGCTTGAGAGGGTGAACAAGTTGTTTACCTGCTATAAAGGGACCCACAATTTCCACAACTTTACCTCACAGAAGGCCGCCCGGGACCCCAGCGCTCGCCGTTACATCATGGAAATGTTCTGCGAGGAACCCTTCATCCGACAGGGCATGGAGTTTGCCATCATCAAAGTGAAAGGTCAGAGCTTCATGATGCACCAGATCAGGAAGATGATTGGCCTGGTGATCGCCGTAGTAAAGGGCTATGCGTCTGATGGCATCCTGGAGAGGAGCTGGGGCGAGGAGAAGGTGGACATTCCCAAAGCGCCTGGCCTGGGCCTGGTCCTGGAGAAAGTCCACTTTGAAAAGTACAACAAGCGCTTCGGGAGCGACGGCCTCCATGAACCCCTCGACTGGGCGGACGAGGAGGAAAAGATCTTGGCTTTCAAAGAAGAGCACATCTACCCTACGATCATCCAGACGGAGCGCGAGGAGCAGTCCATGGTGAACTGGTTAGGCACGCTGCACATCCATGACTTTGAAGCCACTGCGTCGGGAGCTCAGAACAGCAAAGTGGGACCACAG gaCGATGAAGACGAAGGGAATGGCTCTGACTGA
- the pus1 gene encoding pseudouridylate synthase 1 homolog isoform X2, translating into MSEEQHLKEIPAEANEPLKRPSEGKPDLGEIGHVDKKLKSDAEEQKKFPKRKVVLLMAYSGKGYHGMQRNVGSSQFKTIEDELVKSLVKSGCIPENHGTDMKKMSFQRCARTDKGVSAAGQVVSLKLWLIDDIMEKINGQLPSQIRVLGLKRVTGGFNSKNKCDARTYSYMLPTLAFAHKDQEKQDDGYRLSKETLERVNKLFTCYKGTHNFHNFTSQKAARDPSARRYIMEMFCEEPFIRQGMEFAIIKVKGQSFMMHQIRKMIGLVIAVVKGYASDGILERSWGEEKVDIPKAPGLGLVLEKVHFEKYNKRFGSDGLHEPLDWADEEEKILAFKEEHIYPTIIQTEREEQSMVNWLGTLHIHDFEATASGAQNSKVGPQDDEDEGNGSD; encoded by the exons ATGAGCGAGGAACAGCATCTGAAGGAGATCCCAGCAGAGGCCAACGAGCCACTCAAGCGCCCATCAGAAGGCAAGCCTGACCTGGGAGAGATTGGCCATGTGGACAAAAAATTGAAATCGGACGCAGAAGAGCAGAAGAAGTTTCCCAAAAGAAAAGTGGTTCTTCTCATGGCTTATTCTGGCAAAGGGTATCATGGTATGCAG aGAAATGTGGGCTCTTCGCAGTTCAAGACTATAGAAGACGAGTTAGTCAAATCTCTCGTCAAGTCGGGGTGCATTCCAGAGAACCACGGCACTGACATGAAGAAGATGTCATTCCAGAGATGTGCAAGGACTGATAAG GGTGTTTCTGCAGCAGGTCAGGTTGTTTCCCTCAAGCTGTGGCTGATTGATGACATTATGGAGAAAATCAATGGACAGCTACCTTCCCAAATCAGAGTATTAG GTCTCAAAAGAGTGACTGGCGGCTTTAATTCCAAGAACAAGTGTGACGCCAGGACATACTCCTACATGCTGCCAACCCTGGCCTTTGCGCACAAAGACCAGGAAAAACAGGACGACGGCTATCGGCTCAGCAAGGAGACGCTTGAGAGGGTGAACAAGTTGTTTACCTGCTATAAAGGGACCCACAATTTCCACAACTTTACCTCACAGAAGGCCGCCCGGGACCCCAGCGCTCGCCGTTACATCATGGAAATGTTCTGCGAGGAACCCTTCATCCGACAGGGCATGGAGTTTGCCATCATCAAAGTGAAAGGTCAGAGCTTCATGATGCACCAGATCAGGAAGATGATTGGCCTGGTGATCGCCGTAGTAAAGGGCTATGCGTCTGATGGCATCCTGGAGAGGAGCTGGGGCGAGGAGAAGGTGGACATTCCCAAAGCGCCTGGCCTGGGCCTGGTCCTGGAGAAAGTCCACTTTGAAAAGTACAACAAGCGCTTCGGGAGCGACGGCCTCCATGAACCCCTCGACTGGGCGGACGAGGAGGAAAAGATCTTGGCTTTCAAAGAAGAGCACATCTACCCTACGATCATCCAGACGGAGCGCGAGGAGCAGTCCATGGTGAACTGGTTAGGCACGCTGCACATCCATGACTTTGAAGCCACTGCGTCGGGAGCTCAGAACAGCAAAGTGGGACCACAG gaCGATGAAGACGAAGGGAATGGCTCTGACTGA
- the LOC136712322 gene encoding serine/threonine-protein kinase ULK1 isoform X5, with amino-acid sequence MASCVYLVMEYCNGGDLADYLHSKGTLSEDTIRLFLQQIAGAMKVLQSKGIIHRDLKPQNILLSHSGGRKSNPNNTRIKIADFGFARYLQTNMMAATLCGSPMYMAPEVIMSQTYDAKADLWSIGTILYQCLTGKAPFQASSPQDLRMFYEKNKSLTPNIPRETSTHLRQLLLGLLQRNHRDRMDFDEFFRHPFLEVSSSMKKSAPVPMPSYPSSGSASSCSSSSTSHLASPPQSVAEMQQLRAKTLTSPTQDSPGFLLKDSAGSSSKNSSCDTDDFVMVPAQFPSEIASEGAMGKPVQDSLMYSGSSLLTSAALGSQGKTPSPSPSFSSSPSPSGRPIEFSASNYSQSVPIPVPTQIQNYQRIEQNLHSPSQNSSPRSGPPVRQCSSGSPLGYGRTGASPPFPGDHGAVFSSRRLSVGGSKPYQPSPQVGTIPELPGQTCPLHPDTGHRLQSGGQTVPEASPHPGMGSRLHSAPSLLEGTYTCRQKIKKQNSDPVVVRQCSQPQQVPSLPPCRPLRSSPKLCELMQRSPLPTILGSPTKAMPPFEFPKPPSSHNLVTLLAQQGLVLTPTRNRTVPDLKNLGPPPSQQPGPGAMSPTEDSKGPFGRSLSAGRLSEMLLKAAFGGQLLDGGSSESLNTERPMDTTAAPPGGGAAMVMGSGSPAPVVFTVGSPPSGSTPPQTTRIRMFSVGSSSSISSGGSFTSRQPLTGMYADGCEGPSSLRYGFTDPVAANLEGAVTFEAPELPEETLMEQEHTETLRSLRFMLAFVHCVMEIASTKGSVFDMGDTPDTSATFQQQESMVADQISLLSKEWSYAEQLVLYMKTAELLSTALHTAMERIRQGKLCPSSTVKQVVKKLNELYKSSVTSCRCLSARLQRFFYDKQRLMDRINSITAERLVYSHTVQMVQTAALDEMFHHGEASIQRYHKALLLMEGLSLIITEQADVDNISKCKLCIERRLSTLQSGLCA; translated from the exons ATCCTGCTGTCACACTCGGGGGGGCGCAAGTCCAACCCAAACAACACCCGCATCAAGATAG CTGACTTCGGGTTTGCCAGATACCTGCAGACCAACATGATGGCCGCAACACTGTGTGGCTCTCCTATGTACATG GCCCCTGAAGTAATCATGTCCCAGACCTATGATGCCAAAGCCGACTTGTGGAGCATAGGAACCATTTTGTATCAGTGTCTGACTGGGAAGGCCCCGTTTCAG GCCAGCAGCCCCCAAGATCTCCGCATGTTCTACGAGAAAAACAAGAGTCTAACCCCCAA CATCCCAAGGGAGACCTCCACCCACCTCCGTCAGCTGCTGCTGGGTCTGTTACAGCGCAATCACAGGGACCGCATGGACTTCG ATGAGTTTTTCCGACATCCCTTCTTGGAAGTGAGCTCATCCATGAAGAAAT ccGCCCCCGTGCCGATGCCCTCTTACCCTAGCTCGGGATCCGCCAgctcctgcagcagctcctccacCTCCCATCTGGCCTCGCCTCCC CAGTCTGTGGCCGAGATGCAGCAGCTCCGCGCCAAGACGCTGACCTCCCCTACCCAGGATTCCCCGGGTTTCCTGTTGAAAGACTCTGCAGGGAGCAGCAGCAAAAACTCCTCCTGCGACACAGACGACTTTGTAATGGTTCCAGCACAGTTTCCAA gtgaaATTGCCAGTGAAGGGGCAATGGGCAAGCCAGTCCAGGACAGTCTCATGTACAGTGG GAGCTCTCTGCTGACCTCTGCTGCTCTGGGGAGTCAGGGCAAGACACCATCCCCTTCACCCTCCTTCAGCAGCTCTCCCAGCCCCTCCGG CCGGCCCATTGAGTTTTCGGCCAGTAACTACAGCCAGTCGGTGCCCATCCCTGTGCCCACCCAGATTCAGAACTACCAGCGCATTGAGCAGAACCTGCACTCGCCCAGCCAGAACAGCTCGCCCCG ATCCGGCCCCCCAGTGAGGCAGTGCAGCAGTGGCAGCCCCCTTGGATATGGGCGGACTGGGGCTTCGCCGCCCTTCCCAGGAGACCACGGGGCAGTGTTCAGCTCTCGCAGGCTCTCTGTCGGGGGGTCCAAACCATACCAGCCTTCCCCCCAAG TGGGTACTATCCCAGAGCTGCCTGGACAGACTTGCCCCCTGCACCCAGACACAGGCCACAGGCTGCAGAGTGGAG GCCAGACGGTGCCCGAGGCCTCTCCCCATCCTGGCATGGGCTCCCGGCTGCACAGCGCCCCCAGCCTGCTGGAGGGCACGTACACCTGCAGGCAGAAGATTAAGAAGCAGAACTCAGACCCCGTGGTGGTGCGACAGTGCAGTCAGCCTCAGCAGGTGCCCTCCTTGCCGCCCTGCCGGCCCCTGCGCTCCTCTCCCAAGCTCTGTGAGCTCATGCAGAGGAGCCCTCTGCCCACCATCCTGGGCTCCCCGACCAAG GCCATGCCTCCCTTTGAATTCCCCAAGCCTCCCAGCTCACACAACCTGGTCACCTTGCTGGCTCAGCAGGGCCTGGTACTGACCCCAACCCGCAACAGGACTGTCCCCGACCTGAAAAACCTAGGACCACCGCCCAGCCAGCAGCCCGGCCCGGGAGCCATGTCCCCCACAGAGGACAGCAAGGGCCCCTTTGGCAG GTCTCTGAGTGCGGGGAGGCTGTCAGAGATGCTGTTGAAAGCAGCGTTCGGCGGACAGCTGCTGGACGGAGGGAGCAGCGAGAGCCTGAACACAGAGAGACCAATGGACACAACTG CAGCGCCCCCCGGCGGCGGAGCGGCGATGGTGATGGGCTCTGGCAGTCCAGCACCAGTCGTGTTCACTGTGGGCTCCCCTCCCAGTGGCAGCACCCCGCCACAGACCACCCGTATCAGGATGTTTTCAG TGGGTTCTTCCAGCTCTATAAGCTCAGGTGGCTCCTTCACCAGCCGGCAGCCCCTGACTGGCATGTATGCAGACGGCTGTGAGGGTCCTTCCAGCCTGCGCTATGGATTCACTGACCCTGTGGCAGCCAATTTAGAGGGGGCCGTGACCTTTGAAGCCCCGGAGCTGCCTGAAGAGACCCTGATGGAA CAGGAACATACAGAGACTCTGCGCAGCCTCCGTTTCATGCTGGCCTTCGTGCACTGTGTGATGGAGATCGCCAGCACCAAGGGCAGTGTGTTCGACATGGGTGACACACCTGACACCAGTGCCACCTTCCAGCAGCAGGAGAGCATGGTGGCCGACCAGATCAGCCTGCTCAGCAAGGAGTGGAG TTACGCAGAGCAGCTGGTCCTGTACATGAAGACTGCGGAGCTACTGTCCACCGCCCTGCACACGGCCATGGAGAGGATTAGGCAAGGGAAGCTATGTCCCTCCAGCACTGTCAAACAAG TGGTGAAGAAgctgaatgagctttacaagtCCAGCGTGACGTCCTGCCGCTGCCTGAGCGCCCGCCTGCAGCGCTTCTTCTACGACAAGCAGCGCCTGATGGACCGCATCAACAGCATCACTGCGGAGAGGCTGGTGTACAGCCACACGGTCCAGATG GTCCAGACAGCTGCCCTGGATGAGATGTTCCACCATGGAGAGGCATCCATCCAAAGGTACCACAAGGCCCTGCTGCTGATGGAGGGGCTGTCGCTGATCATCACTGAGCAGGCCGATGTCGATAACATCAGCAAGT GTAAGCTGTGTATTGAACGAAGGCTTTCTACACTACAGTCAGGTCTTTGTGCTTGA